One Paenibacillus riograndensis SBR5 DNA segment encodes these proteins:
- a CDS encoding AraC family transcriptional regulator, translating into MYEHRYREHKLHGQPEFPLHIYKVEHPAGVHTILPVHWHNEMEIITLASGQAMFYIEGREYALHAGDALIVHPGELHSGMDTGSGGTCYYSIVFRISWLSSPHPDRVQVQYLDPLLQETARLPVLLSAADSAHLPLLRLVRELLERYDQKAAAYEMSLKALLLLFIADSYPLAQTGMEPDPGARRAREDNRQIRQVLSYMEEHSREKLELDQLAAVVSLSRSHFCKFFKDRTGMRPMEYLNYIRISQAASLLRSGAYNVLEAALESGFQHVSYFTKWFKHYMDMTPSEYKARYASGL; encoded by the coding sequence ATGTACGAACACCGTTACCGGGAGCATAAGCTGCATGGCCAGCCGGAATTCCCGCTGCATATCTACAAGGTGGAGCATCCGGCCGGCGTGCATACCATCCTTCCGGTGCATTGGCATAATGAGATGGAGATTATCACTCTGGCTTCCGGCCAGGCTATGTTCTATATCGAGGGCCGCGAATACGCCCTTCATGCCGGAGATGCCCTGATCGTCCATCCCGGGGAGCTCCATTCCGGCATGGACACCGGCTCCGGGGGCACCTGCTACTATTCGATTGTCTTCCGCATCTCCTGGCTGTCCTCGCCCCATCCCGACCGGGTACAGGTGCAGTACCTGGACCCGCTCCTGCAGGAGACGGCCCGGCTGCCGGTCCTATTATCTGCGGCGGATAGCGCCCACCTACCGTTGCTCCGGCTGGTCAGAGAGTTGCTGGAACGTTATGACCAGAAGGCTGCGGCCTATGAGATGAGTCTGAAGGCGCTCCTGCTGCTGTTCATTGCCGACAGTTACCCGCTCGCACAGACGGGGATGGAGCCTGATCCTGGAGCCCGCCGCGCGCGCGAGGACAACCGGCAGATCCGGCAGGTTCTGAGCTATATGGAGGAGCATTCGCGCGAGAAGCTGGAGCTGGACCAGCTCGCTGCGGTGGTGTCGCTGAGCCGCTCGCATTTCTGCAAGTTTTTCAAGGACCGGACCGGCATGAGGCCAATGGAATATCTCAACTATATTCGCATCAGCCAGGCGGCCAGCCTGCTGCGCAGCGGCGCTTACAATGTGCTGGAGGCTGCTCTGGAGTCCGGGTTCCAGCATGTCAGCTACTTCACCAAATGGTTCAAGCATTATATGGACATGACGCCCTCAGAGTATAAGGCCCGGTACGCCTCCGGCCTGTGA
- a CDS encoding family 43 glycosylhydrolase, whose protein sequence is MAKKQGFNPYLPSWEYIPDGEPYVFEGRVYVYGSHDRFNGHAFCLNDYVCWSAPEDNLADWRYEGVIYRTTDDPLNPEGSMCLYAPDVTVGPDGRYYLYYVLDKVSVVSVAVCDKPGGKYKFYGYVRYADGTRLGEREGDEPQFDPGVLTEGDTTYLYTGFCGYGDKSRHGAMATVLGPDMLTIIEESVFVAPSQPYSKGSGFEGFEFFEAPSIRKRGDIYYLIYSSISMHELCYATSKHPTRGFTYQGVIVSNCDLHIDTYKPADQPMYYGGNNHGSIVEVNGEWYIFYHRHTNGTAFSRQGCIEPITFREDGTIPQVEITTSGPNGGPLAGRGEYPAYLACHLFTKDQEMYTGGFGPMGAWMDSRFPKITQDGRDGDDEIGYIANMTDSATAGFKYFDCQGVTRVSIKVRGYCHGEFQVKTAWDGPVLASIPVGFTNVWTEYTTDVAIPDGVQSLYFTYTGGGGAQLGSFTLA, encoded by the coding sequence ATGGCAAAAAAACAAGGCTTCAATCCGTATCTCCCGTCCTGGGAATATATCCCTGACGGCGAGCCGTATGTTTTTGAAGGCAGAGTATATGTGTATGGCTCGCATGACCGTTTTAACGGGCACGCTTTTTGCTTGAATGACTATGTCTGCTGGTCGGCACCGGAGGACAATCTGGCCGATTGGCGGTATGAGGGTGTAATCTACCGGACTACGGATGACCCGTTGAATCCTGAAGGCAGCATGTGCCTGTATGCTCCCGATGTCACCGTGGGACCGGACGGTCGGTATTATCTCTACTATGTGCTGGACAAGGTTTCCGTCGTTTCGGTGGCGGTCTGCGACAAGCCGGGCGGCAAGTATAAGTTCTACGGTTATGTCAGATATGCCGATGGAACACGGCTTGGCGAGCGGGAAGGCGACGAGCCGCAGTTTGACCCGGGGGTATTGACCGAAGGAGACACCACCTACCTGTACACCGGCTTCTGCGGATACGGCGACAAGTCCAGACACGGGGCGATGGCTACCGTACTCGGTCCCGATATGCTTACGATTATTGAGGAGTCTGTGTTCGTTGCACCGAGCCAGCCCTACAGCAAGGGGAGCGGATTTGAGGGTTTTGAGTTCTTCGAGGCCCCTTCGATTCGCAAAAGAGGGGATATCTACTACCTGATCTACTCCTCCATCTCCATGCATGAGCTGTGTTATGCGACCAGCAAGCATCCGACCAGAGGCTTCACCTATCAGGGAGTCATTGTCAGCAATTGCGATCTTCATATAGATACGTACAAGCCGGCGGATCAGCCGATGTATTACGGCGGCAATAACCACGGCAGCATCGTTGAGGTCAATGGAGAGTGGTATATTTTCTATCACCGTCATACCAACGGGACCGCGTTCTCACGCCAGGGCTGCATCGAGCCGATTACGTTCCGTGAAGACGGCACGATTCCGCAGGTGGAGATTACAACCTCCGGCCCGAACGGCGGACCGCTTGCAGGACGCGGGGAATATCCGGCCTATCTGGCCTGCCATCTGTTCACCAAGGACCAGGAGATGTACACCGGAGGCTTCGGCCCGATGGGAGCCTGGATGGACAGCCGGTTTCCGAAGATTACCCAGGACGGCAGGGATGGCGATGATGAGATTGGTTATATCGCCAATATGACCGACTCAGCCACAGCCGGATTCAAGTACTTCGATTGTCAAGGGGTTACCCGGGTCTCCATCAAGGTGCGCGGTTACTGCCATGGAGAATTCCAGGTAAAGACCGCCTGGGATGGACCGGTGTTGGCCTCAATCCCGGTAGGCTTCACCAATGTGTGGACCGAATATACAACAGACGTGGCTATTCCTGACGGGGTACAGTCCTTGTACTTCACTTATACGGGCGGCGGCGGAGCGCAACTGGGTTCCTTTACACTGGCATAA